DNA from Deltaproteobacteria bacterium:
ATGCTCCCGGATTACATTTAAAGCTTAACAAGGGGTTAAATTTGACGTCCACGTAAAAAGTTAAACAGCGGTTCTGGAAGCGCAGGCCATATTTCCAGTCGCCGAGTAGAAAATGTAGCTGAGCCGGCACCACGGACTCAGAAAACGCTCTTTGACAACCAAAATAATAGAACGGAAGGCAGCCGAAACTGATCTGGGGGCGGCTTTGAGGGTATCCAGCGCCCTCTTCACCCTGGCTGCCCTGAAGAGGTTGACGCCGATGGCTTTTAAACGAGCACAGTAGCTCACGGCGGACAGACCTCGAACCCTGAGACGTTTGACCCCTGTCTTTTTGTCCATTTCCGAAAAGGTCGATTCAATCCCGGAGCGCCAACGGTACTTGTCCTTGAACTCCGGGGTGTGCTCCCTGGCCCGGCGGGTGGCGATCCGCAGGGTCTTGAGGTCAAAGCGAAGATAATGACGCTTCTTCCCCGGTTTGACGGGACATTGATCCAGGAGGGGACAGACGCTGCAATGCTCCGAGGCAAAGGCAACGTTACAGGTATTCTTCTTTCCCTGCTTGAATCTTACTGGCGTATGCCCCTGGGGACAGGCGGCGATCTTTCCCTTTTCCGTCTGTGGAAAATCGGCCAGACTGAGGGTTTCTTCCTTCGGCGTCCCCATGACAGGAGAGACAACCTCAACGCACATCTCCTTGGCCTTCTCACGGTTGTTGTCACTGCCGTAAAGGGTATCCGCCAGAACCTCTTCCGGGGCAAGACCCCTCTCCCTGGTCGATTCCAGGGCGGGGATCAGGGCATGGGCATCGCTGACATGAGCCGATTCAATCTCCACATGGGTGATCAGATTCAGGGTCTTCTCTTTGATTACTTCATCGGAAGAATCGCAATAGGTCTCCATGACCTGAACCTGGTAACCCTGACCCTTGTGGGCGTCATACCCGGCGTCCGGATCGGAGGGATTCTGGAGAGAAGACGATAAAATCTGTTTGGGATTCTTCAGCGCTATCTCCGCCGACTGATCGGTCACGGCGCAGTGATCCTTCAAGACCCGCAGGAGGACGCCGAACGTGGTCATGGACTTCACCTGCTTATTCTCACGAAAACACTGAACCAGGAAAAAGAGGTCCCGGCTGACTGTCTCCAGGGTCTTCTCCGATTCCGAAGGCTTCACCAGGGAGAAACAACCCAGGGCCTTCTCGGTCAGGTACCGGTCC
Protein-coding regions in this window:
- a CDS encoding transposase, producing DYLGPKRRKLLDESWAGLFREHILSELPVHKIAPYYADGFGRPSKELYTALGVLILQQMHDLTDEEAVTQLSFNVQWHYALDIPGESDDAKYLCSKTLWTLRHVVAEKGLDRELFHATTETLAKVFGVDTSKQRIDSVHIRSNMRRLGRICIFSQSIHNFLINLKRQRRVIFETIEKELLDRYLTEKALGCFSLVKPSESEKTLETVSRDLFFLVQCFRENKQVKSMTTFGVLLRVLKDHCAVTDQSAEIALKNPKQILSSSLQNPSDPDAGYDAHKGQGYQVQVMETYCDSSDEVIKEKTLNLITHVEIESAHVSDAHALIPALESTRERGLAPEEVLADTLYGSDNNREKAKEMCVEVVSPVMGTPKEETLSLADFPQTEKGKIAACPQGHTPVRFKQGKKNTCNVAFASEHCSVCPLLDQCPVKPGKKRHYLRFDLKTLRIATRRAREHTPEFKDKYRWRSGIESTFSEMDKKTGVKRLRVRGLSAVSYCARLKAIGVNLFRAARVKRALDTLKAAPRSVSAAFRSIILVVKERFLSPWCRLSYIFYSATGNMACASRTAV